The following are from one region of the Amia ocellicauda isolate fAmiCal2 chromosome 1, fAmiCal2.hap1, whole genome shotgun sequence genome:
- the chgb gene encoding secretogranin-1 translates to MKLTLLVAVVVSFPRVTSSVPVGKERKEDLVTRCIVEVISNALSKPNAPPVDPECKEILKSGSRHETAEKKNNEEVVHFEESQSQEPEEHLQRNQEEPSIKEEGPGEKRSHHEEENYSKAGEQKQISTEDKRSEEVVKRSEEKRHHNLEDKRHLSESEEDDEEEKEFSKRSHHREPENKRHQSEEASQEESEEPWKRSHHSLSQRSEEEYEDERAQEAHEGKRSEESKECEEKEKRRYGGSHKHYHRKHKRSGTSSEELRSEESEESEEKKHFEEEEEEEEYKQHQEEKRHFGEGSDEEREDKRHGYAEKRHHVPEKKHHWEESEERRHHSREKKRHLSEDSEEQEEKRHHGQKRHYSQEDKRHHDEEERSMWDDSEEETDTHHAEEKRHHYRESKDKRHHAFDKRHRFDSSEEEEEKEDKHHHEDKRHHSDEEKEEEEEEEEKRHHNPEKKHHWEEPERKKRHSEEKKHSLEESEENEKRHHEDKRRHFQDSREDERHHSSEKRHVSEESEEEERHHGEAKRQGSEESEEEDQHYEEKRHVFADSEEKRHHADEKRQQSEESEEEEKRHPLSGESEEEEEEPQHGEDKRHYNEDSQEELKRHHLEDDKELELTERHHPSEKRHHTEEQKRHHNEEKRQESEEEGEEEKEQALQYLEEQKRSEAERHLPSEEEGGYDKRYPGEYRAYYHPAWWKRHYEKRNGLKENRFENEEEKRHVEERRQYPGAEEEDWWDKRQAEVDYGNHAYEEKRNYFIPHHFQEKRPYPTGRMDELAKLLNYKKAVEFPDLSEAEEEKRNLHQRPLTPEEEKELENLAAMDRELQNIAEKLHENRRG, encoded by the exons ATGAAGCTGACGCTCCTGGTCGCGGTTGTGGTGTCTTTTCCACGAG TTACCTCATCTGTACCTGTtgggaaagaaaggaaagaggaTTTG GTGACTCGCTGTATAGTGGAAGTCATTTCCAACGCACTTTCTAAACCAAACGCTCCGCCTGTGGATCCAGAATGCAAAGAAATTCTTAAATCGG GTTCAAGACATGAAACAGCAGAGAAGAAGAACAATGAAGAGGTTGTGCATTTTGAAGAGAGCCAAAGTCAGGAGCCTGAAGAACACTTACAGAGAAACCAAGAGGAGCCCAGTATCAAGGAAGAAGGGCCTGGGGAGAAGAGGAGCCACCATGAGGAAGAGAACTACAGCAAAGCAGGTGAACAGAAGCAGATCAGCACAGAAGACAAAAGAAGTGAGGAAGTAGTCAAAAGATCTGAGGAGAAAAGGCACCACAATTTGGAAGACAAAAGGCACCTCTCAGAGAGTGAAGAAGATGACGAGGAAGAAAAGGAATTCTCCAAACGCAGCCACCACAGAgaacctgaaaacaaaagacACCAAAGTGAAGAGGCTTCTCAAGAAGAGAGTGAGGAGCCCTGGAAGAGATCTCACCACTCACTCAGCCAAAGGAGTGAGGAGGAGTATGAGGATGAAAGGGCCCAGGAGGCCCATGAAGGGAAGAGATCTGAGGAGTCTAAAGAATGTGAGGAAAAAGAGAAGCGCCGCTATGGGGGCAGTCACAAGCATTACCACAGGAAACACAAACGCAGCGGCACTTCGTCCGAAGAACTGAGAAGCGAAGAGTCTGAAGAATCGGAGGAGAAAAAGCATtttgaagaggaggaggaagaggaggaatacAAGCAGCACCAGGAAGAGAAGAGACACTTTGGAGAGGGGAGTGATGAAGAGAGGGAAGACAAAAGACATGGATATGCAGAAAAGAGACACCATGTCCCAGAGAAAAAACACCACTGGGAGGAGAGTGAAGAGAGACGGCACCACAGTAGGGAGAAAAAAAGGCATCTTTCAGAAGACAGTGAGGAACAGGAGGAGAAACGCCACCATGGGCAAAAGAGACACTACTCCCAGGAGGACAAAAGACACCAtgatgaagaagagagaagcatGTGGGATGATAGTGAAGAAGAGACAGACACGCATCATGCTGAAGAAAAGAGACACCATTATAGAGAAAGCAAGGATAAAAGACACCATGCCTTTGACAAAAGACATAGATTTGACAGcagtgaagaggaggaggagaaggaagaCAAACATCACCATGAAGACAAGAGACACCATTCagatgaagaaaaggaagaagaagaagaagaagaagaaaagagacACCACAATCCTGAGAAAAAACACCATTGGGAGGAACCAGAGAGAAAGAAGAGACACTCTGAAGAAAAGAAGCACAGTTTGGAGGAAAGTGAGGAGAATGAAAAGAGACATCATGAAGACAAGAGGAGACACTTTCAGGACAGCAGAGAAGATGAAAGGCACCACAGCTCAGAGAAAAGACACGTCTCTGAAGAAAGTGAGGAAGAGGAAAGACATCACGGAGAGGCCAAGAGGCAAGGTTCAGAGGAAAGTGAGGAAGAAGACCAGCATTATGAGGAAAAGAGACACGTATTTGCAGACTCTGAAGAGAAACGGCATCACGCCGATGAGAAGAGACAGCAGTCAGAAGAATCTGAAGAAGAAGAGAAACGCCATCCCCTCTCAGGGGAAAGcgaagaggaggaagaagaaccACAACACGGAGAAGACAAGAGACACTATAATGAGGACAGCCAAGAAGAACTGAAACGGCATCACCTAGAAGACGACAAGGAGCTAGAATTAACAGAGAGGCACCATCCGTCTGAGAAGAGACATCATACTGAGGAGCAGAAGAGGCATCACAATGAGGAGAAAAGACAGGAAAGTGAAGAGGAGGGGGAAGAAGAAAAGGAACAGGCCCTTCAGTACCTTGAGGAGCAGAAACGGAGTGAAGCAGAGAGACACCTTCCAAGTGAGGAAGAAGGCGGTTATGACAAAAGGTACCCTGGGGAGTACCGGGCATACTATCACCCTGCATGGTGGAAGAGACATTATGAGAAAAGAAATGGCCTGAAAGAGAACAGGTTTGAAAATGAGGAGGAAAAGAGGCATGTGGAAGAGAGACGGCAGTACCCAGGGGCTGAGGAAGAAGACTGGTGGGACAAGAGGCAAGCAGAGGTCGATTATGGAAATCATGCGTATGAGGAGAAAAGGAATTATTTTATTCCTCATCATTTCCAGGAGAAAAGGCCCTACCCAACAGGCAGGATGGATGAACTAGCCAAATTGCTGAACTACAAAAAGGCAGTGGAGTTCCCTGATCTTTCTGAGGCAGAGGAAGAGAAAAGGAACCTTCATCAGAGGCCGCTTACACCAGAAGAG GAGAAAGAACTGGAGAATCTGGCAGCGATGGACAGGGAGCTGCAGAACATTGCCGAGAAGCTCCACGAAAACCGTAGAGGCTGA